In Thermofilum pendens Hrk 5, the sequence CTGGGATGCCAGCGCGTCGGCAACGTCCTGCGTGGACCCGCACGTCTTGACGTAGTACGCGGTGTACCTGAGGGTCCTCCCGGCACCTGCGACGACGGCGTTCGCGTCTGCGAGGTTGTCGGAGGAGACGAGCCTGTAGCCCCTGCGCGGGTGCGACTCCACGACGTAGCCCATCTTCCTCAGGCCTACGATCGCCCTGTGAATGGCTACCTTGGATACTCCCAGCTTCTCCGCGAGCTCGCCGCCCCTCACGTAGCCACCCCTCCTAGCCAGTACCTCCAACACTCTGCGCCTCAGCTCCTTGCCGTCCACCCCGCGACCACCCTCCTGGTATAGAGCGCTTCCAGCATATATAGCGTGTGCAGGGCCGTCAGGTAGGTCAGGCTCTTCGAGAGGGCTACAAGCCTCCTCGCCCTCCGGCCCCCGAGGTTAACGCCGTAGAGCTCGCCGAGTTGCCTCAGCGTTAGGCTAGCGGTGTAAGCCAGCTTGTACGCCAGGGCCAGCTCCGCGGCGAGCCCCGGGCTCAGCCTGCCTACGAGCCTCAAAAGGTCCGCCACGCTCACCGCGGAGAAGGCGGTGTAGGAGAGGAGGACGACCGAGAGGTGTCTCGCCAGCGTGGAGGCGGCGTAGAGGGGGTCGAAGAAGCCCAGCAGTAGCTGGGCGGCCGTAGAAGAGACGGCGTAGAAGCCGAGGAAGGGCGCGGAGAGCAGTATCGCCGCGGCCGTTCTGCGCGCGCCGGCGACGGTCAAGGAGAGGAGCGCTGAAGCCGCGAGCACCAGGGGTAGCGAGGCGGCTGGGGCTAGGAGCGCGGCCAGAGACCCCGAGAAAGCAGCGGCTAGGGCTACGGCTGGGCTAAGCCTGACCCTGCCCGCGCCGGGCGCGGTTACCTCACAGAGCAACCTACTCAACTTCCTCAAGGACGCCTCCCCTGAGCTCCAGCACCCTGTCCAGTAGGCTCGCGAACGCGAGGTCGTGCGTAGCGACAACCACGCTGGAACCCCTAGAGGCGAACTCCTCCAGCATTTCGAGCAAGGCCCGCTTGGATGGCGCGTCGAGCCCAAGGGTCGGCTCATCGAGGAGGAGCGTCTCCGCGCGGGAGACGTACGCTAGCGCGAGCGAGAGCCTCCGCGACTCCCCGGCGCTGAGCTCGTAGGGGTTCCTGCCGCCGAGCCTCTCGAGGTCGAAGAGCTCCAACACTTCGCCGACGTCGCCCCTAAACCCCCAGGCCTCCGCGAAGAGCTCGACCTCCTCCTCGACGCTGGCGGAGGAGTACCAGTAGAGCGGCGCGGCGGGTACGAGGAAGACTGGCTTCTCGACGAGCAGAGTGCCGGCTGAGGGCTTCAGGATGCCTGCCAGTATCTTCAGCAACGTCGTCTTGCCGGAGCCGTTCCTACCCGTCACGGCGACGCACTCCCCCTCCCGCACCCTCAGCGAGGCACCGCGGAGCACGGGCCTCCCCCTCTCGTAGGCGTAGGCGAGCTTGTCCGCGTAGACCTTTACCCTCGCCCCGGCCCTGCCGGCAACCCTCGCGGGCGGCGTTGCGCCGGCACGCGCGTCGCCGAGTGTTATCACCCTGCTGGCATAGCTCTTCACGAGGTCCACTCTGTGCTCTACGAGTAGCGTGGTTAGGCCTCTCTCCTCGCCGAGCTCCGAGAGTGTTTCCAGAACCTCGCCGAGGCCCCACGGGTCGACGCGGGCTGTAGGCTCGTCTAGGAGTAACAACTTGGCGCCGCCGGAGAGGGCGGTCGCCGCCAGGAGCCTGTAGAGCTCACCGTCGGAGAGCTCGTCGATCCTGCGCGACGGGTACCGGAGCAGGTGCTCCGCGAAGCCCGCTACGCCACCGGCGAGGGCGACCTCCTCGCCTACCGTTACCCCGAGGAAGTAGTAGTGGGGGTCCTGGGGTACGTAGGCGACTAGCCCCCTCCCGGCTGCCTCCAGCGGGTCGAGGCCGTACACCTTCACGCTACCCGTAACCCTGTAGGAGTCGTAGAGCCCGGGTATCACCCCAGCGAGGACTTTGAGGAGCGTCGTCTTTCCGCTACCGGTAGGCCCCGTTACTACGGCGAGCTCCCCCTCCTCCACCTCGAAGCTCAAGCCCTCGAGTATACTCTTACCCCCCACGGACACGGATAGCCCTTCAACGCTCACAGCCCTACCCGACACGTATACCCCTCGCCTTCAAGAGCCTCGCGACCTCCCTGGCGGCGAGCACGGCTACCACGTGGTCCATCAACAAGTCCTGCGGCACAAAGACAGCGACCGAGGCTACGAACAGCACGAGCCAGCCAGGCGCGCCGCCGAGCCCCAGCCAGCCCGCCACGCCGGAGGCCCACGCGTACAGCTTGGATCCCGGCACAGCGTAGAGCGAGAAGACTAGGAAGCCCAGCAGGTACGTTGGCGTGACGGCGACTGCGGAGAGAGCAAGGAGGACTAGTAGGTCCCGGCGGTTCGCGGAGTCCAACCCCCTACCCCTGAGGTAGAGCCTTGAGAGTACGGACATGAGGAAAGCCGACGGCACAAAGCCCAGGAGGTAGCCGCCCGTATACCCGAGCAGGACCGCTAGGCCTCCCCTAAGCCCCGCCGCTACAGGGGCCCCGAGAGCTATGAGTAGAAGGTAGACGAGCATGGAGGTAGCCGCGTCCGCCGGGTCTAGGAGTAGCCCTGCAAGCACGACCCCCGCGTTCTGCATAGTGTACGGTACGGGGCCGACCTTGAAGCTCACCTGGGCAAAGGCACACATGAGAGCCGCGGCGAGCGCGACGAGCCCCATCCTGGTGTACCTAGCACGTACAGCCGGAACGCTTGCCGTGCCCATTGTGAAACAGTTTCTAAGGCCTCTCTAATAAATCTCTCCAAAACATATGGAAACTGTTTCCAAAAGCTCGTACGACGACGGTACTACGGTCAATGGTGTCGGATCACGTTATTGAAGCCTACTGGAAGGTTTTAGCTGTGAGTAGCGTAGCTACCAACGTGAGGAAGAGTCTCCAAAAGCTAGCTTTGTGGATCGTTACCTACGTGGTTGTAACTGCAACTGTGTTCACCGCTGTACCGTACTTCTTCCCCCTAGCTAAGCCCGTCATAGACGCCTACGCTACCTACATATCGATAGGACTCAGCCTGTTCTTCGGCTACATGATAATCAGGGCCTTCGCGGACACTGTTTACTGGACGCTCCGCGCGAAGTACCCCCACCCAACCGCGGCCGCTGTTAGGAGCCTCTTCACCATACT encodes:
- a CDS encoding mechanosensitive ion channel domain-containing protein — translated: MVSDHVIEAYWKVLAVSSVATNVRKSLQKLALWIVTYVVVTATVFTAVPYFFPLAKPVIDAYATYISIGLSLFFGYMIIRAFADTVYWTLRAKYPHPTAAAVRSLFTILGIGALLAGIAGGTAGGAAGVALGGFIGMVVGFASQQVLGQALAGLFTLIVRPIRIGDRVNVAGEEGVVEDISTLFTVIRKSDGSLALIPNNMVIGSKIYVLQRAEA
- a CDS encoding biotin transporter BioY — protein: MGTASVPAVRARYTRMGLVALAAALMCAFAQVSFKVGPVPYTMQNAGVVLAGLLLDPADAATSMLVYLLLIALGAPVAAGLRGGLAVLLGYTGGYLLGFVPSAFLMSVLSRLYLRGRGLDSANRRDLLVLLALSAVAVTPTYLLGFLVFSLYAVPGSKLYAWASGVAGWLGLGGAPGWLVLFVASVAVFVPQDLLMDHVVAVLAAREVARLLKARGIRVG
- a CDS encoding ATP-binding cassette domain-containing protein; its protein translation is MSGRAVSVEGLSVSVGGKSILEGLSFEVEEGELAVVTGPTGSGKTTLLKVLAGVIPGLYDSYRVTGSVKVYGLDPLEAAGRGLVAYVPQDPHYYFLGVTVGEEVALAGGVAGFAEHLLRYPSRRIDELSDGELYRLLAATALSGGAKLLLLDEPTARVDPWGLGEVLETLSELGEERGLTTLLVEHRVDLVKSYASRVITLGDARAGATPPARVAGRAGARVKVYADKLAYAYERGRPVLRGASLRVREGECVAVTGRNGSGKTTLLKILAGILKPSAGTLLVEKPVFLVPAAPLYWYSSASVEEEVELFAEAWGFRGDVGEVLELFDLERLGGRNPYELSAGESRRLSLALAYVSRAETLLLDEPTLGLDAPSKRALLEMLEEFASRGSSVVVATHDLAFASLLDRVLELRGGVLEEVE